ctcattaagatcttttaaacggtgcaaaaaaaattgaaaaaaatatttttcatttttattatatttgagtttgaaattcaaacattttgaaaaaaagtactttttcttAAAGTGGAACTGTGTACATCGAATCGCTTATGGCGAGGTTTCCAAGAAAAGTGGCAGCTACAACGCCATTAGGTTGAGGAAGTACGTTACTGTCCATCGTACTCGAGCCCCGTTttagaaacctttttaaaaaataagtaatttattttacattttcaaattcaaaaataatgtaaataaaaaataaattttcaattttttttttgcatcgtataaaaatTCTCATCGAGAtatttcaaataagatctacattgcatatttttagattttaataaacttataatttttgagtttgaaattgttatcttaaaaaataagaacttaaaatCCGTTTTGAAACAGGGCCTCGATATCCTCGTCGGTGTGCTTAGCATTTTCGTTCTGTATTTGGCCTTCAAATTTTGGTCTGTCTCTAGAGTCTAGACACTCTACAAAAACGTGCCTTCCTAGCTATTTCGATTCCGATAGGgtaaagtccactttgacctcctgtggttatcgtcatgtgcggatatgctcctcatggttcaaaactgaccgCATAACCTatctgtggttttgaaaatgtgcggatagacctcATACCATCATGTTTTCCATtcatattaacggacacaacattaaaaaatCGATACACCCTCATTATGTCCATTgattattattcttttttaaatctaaccacaccatcccctataccaaaaattgaattaaaaccgttgatattataaattttgatgagtactacatctatgccaaaattcaagttaatcaaaaaatgaaaagctcatggtcgaatcaattttgttatgaaattaaaatttcaaatttgaatttactaaaaattagatcactgggttattgatgctTGATCGAGAagatttttttacagagatactctattttttatttaatacattatgaacgactcagattataTTATAAAAGcatgtgagatacacctccattaatatggatggaaaacatgatggCAGgaggtctatccgcacattttcaaaaccacaggtaggttatgtaGTTAGTTTTGAACTATGAAGGGGAtatccgcacatgacgataaccacagggagtgaaagtggactttgccatTCTGATATGGCATAACGGGGCCAACAAGCCAAGATGTGAGGATTATCAGGAGTAGAATGTTCTATGAAGACTGCGTtgctttgaatttttatttttattttgccaaAATGATATAATTCATTGATAAAGGGGGAAATACATCGAAAGGGCAGCCATCTCCCAGGAGGGAATAAAACAACCACAAAGGAGGCCTAATCTCCAGAAGCAAAATCAGAACCTCACACAATCAAGTGCGCAAGCAAACAGAGAAAATCTCAATCAAAGCAGCGCTAAATAGGAATGACAAAAGCCGTTGGAAACCCCAAACTGTGGAAATACTATCCACGAGCGTCAATCACCTGCACACCTCTATTTGAAGCACCCAAATCGCCAGCAAGAAATCGTTGACGAAAGAATCCTCACAGACAGGAATTTTTGGACGCAAGTCTGGTGCGAGCCCCTGCTGTCACGGCAAGCACCGACCGCGGCCCAACAAATTGCCGGCATCCCACGACCACAGCGGCCCAACAAGTCCGGTGCGTTGCTTGGATTTATTACGTTCTTTTATACTATATATAGTGATCGATTCTTTGCATCTTTTGTGCGGGTTGAACTCTTATCAATTCCTTTGATTATAGTGTCCGGTGGCACAAGATTATCTACTTGGTGTGGGTTATGGTGCCCGGCGGCAAATGATTATATATATCTCCAGAAAGAAGATGCCATCCTAATTGGGATGatctttttttgccaaaaattgtATTATATCAGAAAATAGCCGAATACATCAAAATTGGTTATCCAACTTTATTACTTGCAAAGTCCACACGTAACGCCTGTCCGTGAGCGGCAATTCGCTGATGAGCAGCAGGATTGTGCTCAGAGACAGTAACGAAGCCCATCGTGTTGGAACGGAGAAAGTACCGGTACAAATTCAGATAGTTATAAGCCATCACAGCTTCTCCGACTTTGTGCTCGACTGAATCGGCCCGCCACACGCCGCCTAGAGGGGTCACCCGACTCACCCCGGCTTCAAAAGCTATGGTCCCGATGAGTACAGCAACAATGATCAATGCGGTTCTTTTCTCTCTTAACCACTGAGGATCGATGGCTTCCATGTTTCTTTTAGCACAAGACTTGTGAAGTAAGGCTTTGATGGagtggcgtagccaggaatGAAGACCTCTGGGGGCATAACAAAAAAAccacctttaaaaaaaaaaaaaactataacaaAATGATACAACAATACGACCAAAAACCAAGATATTTATCAACCCACATAAGAGTTAATAACCTGTTCACAAATACTAACAAAAACTACCGTAGTCATAAACAAAAGTTACTAAACTAAGGTTTTACAATAGACCACGACgagttttcatgttttgaaagCTTTGCTTGAGAGTTTCATTGTCAATGCTTTTACATAtgtctctctctatatatgcaACCATGCTATCACTTGTCCATTCATCACTCATTCGGTTGCGCCATTGATTCTTCACATAATTCATAGCCGAAAATGTCCTCTCAACTGTAGCAGTCGCAACTGGTAAAGTAAAAGCCAAAACTAAAAGCAAATAGACCAATGGATAAGCTCGGTGTCTTTCAATCTCCACCATTTTCTATGCAAGATCACTAATTCCATGCAAGCTTGAAAACTCAATGGTAGTGCGCATATCATCAATGTAATTATCAAGTTGATCATCAAGTATCATGAGGTCCATAGAGGAAAAATCTTGCGGATACAATTCAGCCATATGGATAAATTTTTTCTTGTCAAAAGAAGAGAACAAGTTAGATGGATTCAGACATGCCATACATAGAAGTAACTCCGTAGTCGATTCAGGGAAATGAGCATCAAGTTCAATAGCTTGCATATCAATAACGGAGTTGAATATCTTAAAGCGGAAATGATGTAAGTTGTCACCTTATGAGCTTTGCGCCTCTTTCCCCCTTGAGGTACAAACAAATCATCCATATTGGGAACAACTATTTCATATTTTTCACAAAAAGATGATGTAACATTCAATAGAGTGATCCACCCACTCTCcctctgtaacgccccgaattttgggtacgttaaagaagacattttattataaaaacaaagtgagtctggctcattattacatcataactctcatgagagtacttttattacacaagggaagggaactaaggttcctaactacagctccgtcTGCTCCttcatctgagccagctcttcagctccaaaggcctctaAGATGTattgctcaccttgatcatctataaagtctgacatattataccagcgtcgctaccgatataatatgtcagggtcaccaaaggtaacaccatgagctacaaaagctcaatagaaaaattcTTACCCACCtatcttaacttacaaacaataggttataataaaatatCGATTTTCACATGATACGTGTGTACACTGctacaaaatacaatatcaataacacatccgcaatcgctatataactatcgttggtgtccaagattctctgagtttctcctacgcaactcatcgtagaccgtgtctccattttcatatacaaatcaacatttcccaaaatcatttgtttaacacacccaacctcggtagCGCCGCGCCGGTCTTCcgaatatcctcacaatggttctgccgcgccgggttcccattggcacacacacacacaactcacattatgcaccaaaatcggtcataatgtagtttcaaaaataattctttCCTCGaaatacatttcctttcattaaccacactctaggtgccatgtttttactttctcggttctcgtgtctcgattccatgcaaagactccgcggtaggacaaaagtaagcatgaatcattcattgtaatctaacaagatcatccaactccataatataccacaagtaatacaatcaATTTATGTATACCATTTCAAACTCCtcgaaatatcaaaatacgaatacttcgatgcaaatagtaaagttttaactttcgaaaaaccgttctttcttggagatcaaaacaacatacgttatacttgagatggaaagtaaataaagataacctacttcctacttgggatggaagataaggagatcctaccttacttcttggcggtagtaacggcttacggacggcaatcggtggtcggacggagtaacttcctacggtggtcttccggtagcttcgaaaaagaaggtttctctcgaaacttgatcttgactaaactacttaaactttttggatcgaagggtggtcgagtgacGGCTTAGTGgtggctttggatgagtttcttgaagaacacaagaaaaagtcaagaacaagaagaacaaagaaagaacaaaggatttctagagagagaagttgaagaatgaaaaggtgtgagttgaatggcatgggaatggctctatttatagccaaaacttgagctccctctctctctctaaggccggcccccctctctctccatacctcaatttttgacacttgtcatgcaatctttgaaagatcaaaggccaaccctaggcttgcatggctaggatttgtaccttggatttgattttggaagatttgatggagggaaGGCTaggttgtacaagatttggtgtttaaataaTTATAGAAGGACAATGAAAGGATAGatcttggctaggaagaatatatggccaaggatttgaaagatgtaagaagatcatggtggtaCAACCCAaatctcctctttctcttctctctccctcctctctctcggccaactctctctctctctcccctctctctctcggcctctcatttctctctctctccctcctcttctctcttgcacaagtacacacacacacacatatatatactattaTGTACAAGaaagacataaaaaaatattatgcacttttggtactttgaatCAAAGAGATTTTAAAGCCAAGATTTTCTcattaaacaaataaataagcacatgtgtactaagtCATTACTTAATCATCCAAGTACacatattatatatacataggtacttATGTAATCTAAGGAGATCATCTCCCcattaaattaatccaattgagtacaaaaccccaatataaaaaaaataccaaggTACTTAGGGAATCTTAGGCTTTGAAATCCAAAAGTACCTACataatataatataggtacCATGTCACATggaaattaggaaaaatgactagtttattaaatcctagtactagttgaaagaataactctattacccaatggataataaaattcctaatatttattgtccaatggacaaaagtaataaggaaagttttatattaaaataaccaaaatgtccTTCAAAGTATGTGAACAAATGccttatatttaaatataggtgtggtaccaagtaccccaattaaataaaaaggctaggattcttcACATTAAAtaataatagagtacaagtactagtttaatcaataaagtactttagaaatctagggtttagatataccccaatattttaatgcataaaagtacatgggaatccaaatcttgattaaaaccttgtaccttgttggaagattagtgctattacccaatgggtaatagttttcctagtggttaataaccaaaggataatagagGGGTGAGAGAatacccaataaacaaagaataaatgtacttgcacatgtgtttaaaacatataaaatattatattcatGTACTAATCCacatattttaataggaggcctattatccaatggacaaatattaccctaacttctattgaccaatgggtaatggtaaAACGGTTCaagaggttcaaaaggttcatctagtaactaggttaGTTTGGTTCCatcaactagttggttagaaactaactaaattggtcaagtagggtttctagtcgagagttaacaaatgaccaaaatctaactatgatgaaaataaacaagaaatcatatagccactcaagaaaaaataagtaatttgaaataacaacgagatttttattcgatgaaaatcggagttgttacacccTCATTGTTTGGAGCCGTCCTTTCGACAATTGAAGTAAAGCTATAGCATTAACAATATCTTGATCTTCCCTGTGGAGTGCTTGCGATAAGTCATTTGTAATTCCCAATATTGTTCTCATCATATGAAGATATAAGATAAATTCAAAGGATTGCATTGACTCCAACAAAGAAGTTGCTTCTAATCTTTGTTCTAAGTATGTATCATCTTCCTCGACTATTTCAAGCACACCAATCGCCGACGCAAACATACCCATTAACCTAACCAAAGAACTATAATGAGAGCTCCAACGTGTATCCCCAGGCCGCTTGAGACTAGTTTCTTGGTTCAACCCTCGCCCACTTTCAATCTCTCCAAGATTAAGCGCTTTAACAACTCTTTCCACTTTATTTTCTCTAAGAATGTCTCGTCGCTTGCATGATGCTCCAACAACGGTCCCAACTTTAGAGACTAACTGAAAGAGATATCCAATAAGATCATCTTTCATCGCCACAACTACAATAGCTAATTGTAATTGGTGTGCAAAACAATGAACATAATATGCATAAGAATTCTCTTTTAGTATGAGTGCTTTGAGACCATTTATCTTACCTTGCATATTGCTAGCACCATCATAACCTTGCCCCCTCAGTTTTCCAATACTCAATCCAAGTCTACAAAATAAATTATCCACAGCTTTCTTGAGCGACATAGCACTAGTATTAGGAACATGTTCAACACCTAAAAAGCGCTAAATCACATGACCCTTCTTATCAACATACCGAATTGCAAGTGCCATTTACTCCTTGATTGAATTGTCACGGGCTTCATCAACCAAAATAGCAAAAAGTGCATCACCAACATCTCTAACAATCACATTAACAGCTTCACGTGCAGCCACGCACACAATGTCTTTTTGGATCTCAGGAGAAGTCAACTTATTATTTTGTGGAGCATTGGCCAATACAACAGCTTTAACATCTTGATTACGTTGAGCATGCCACTTTAAAAGTTCGAGAAAATTACCTTGATTACGTGAAAATTCAAACTCGTCATGTCCACGAAATGCAAGTCCTTGATTTAGAAGAAATCGAGCACAATCAATTGATGCATTCAATCGGGTTCGATAATCAATTCGAGCTTGTTCTGATTGCTTCAAAACTATAGTCTCAATATGTTGCTTTTGGTTTAACAAATCTTCACATTTTCTCCATGCTTGAGTATGCGCACTGTTGTGGCCCCCCACATGAGTACGTAGTCTACgtttctttttccaatttgaAAAGCCATTACCAACAAAAGATTCACCTCCCGCTTGATCACCAATATCTGGCTTGAAAAGATAGCAATAAAGACAGAAGGCAGCATCTTTTGTAATGCTATATTCTAACCAATTAGGAAATTCTTTAAACCAAGCTGGAATAAAACGCCGCTTCGTTTTCCCAAATGCTTTGTTCGGAAAGTTATGGTTATGAGGCTGGCAAGGACCTTTCTGTAGATATGCCTTACGGATTTGGTCTCGATCATTTGGATTGAAATCCATAATCGAAGGACGTAGCCCTGGATTCGCGAGAAGTTCTGTCAAATTGAGTTCCAC
The sequence above is a segment of the Rhododendron vialii isolate Sample 1 chromosome 13a, ASM3025357v1 genome. Coding sequences within it:
- the LOC131314058 gene encoding uncharacterized protein LOC131314058 codes for the protein MSLKKAVDNLFCRLGLSIGKLRGQGYDGASNMQGKINGLKALILKENSYAYYVHCFAHQLQLAIVVVAMKDDLIGYLFQLVSKVGTVVGASCKRRDILRENKVERVVKALNLGEIESGRGLNQETSLKRPGDTRWSSHYSSLVRLMGMFASAIGVLEIVEEDDTYLEQRLEATSLLESMQSFEFILYLHMMRTILGITNDLSQALHREDQDIVNAIALLQLSKGRLQTMRIFNSVIDMQAIELDAHFPESTTELLLCMACLNPSNLFSSFDKKKFIHMAELYPQDFSSMDLMILDDQLDNYIDDMRTTIEFSSLHGISDLA